One part of the Camelus dromedarius isolate mCamDro1 chromosome 33, mCamDro1.pat, whole genome shotgun sequence genome encodes these proteins:
- the DUSP2 gene encoding dual specificity protein phosphatase 2, whose product MGLEAARELDCTALGALLREPREAERTLLLDCRPFLAFCRRHVRAARPVPWNALLRRRARGPPAAALACLLPDRALRARLARGELARAVVLDEGSASVAELPPDGPAHALLAALLHETRAGPTAVCFLPGGFDRFQACCPDLCSESPVPAMPSTGAENSCSDPRVPLYDQGGPVEILPYLFLGSCSHSSDLQGLRACGITAVLNVSASCPNHFEGLLRYKSIPVEDNQMVEISAWFQEAIGFIDSVKNSGGRVLVHCQAGISRSATICLAYLIQSRRVRLDEAFDFVKQRRGVISPNFSFMGQLLQFETQVLCH is encoded by the exons ATGGGGCTGGAGGCGGCGCGCGAGCTGGACTGCACGGCGCTGGGCGCGCTGCTGCGGGAGCCGCGGGAGGCCGAGCGCACGCTGCTGCTCGACTGCCGCCCCTTCCTGGCCTTCTGCCGCCGCCACGTGCGCGCTGCGCGGCCGGTGCCCTGGAACGCGCTGCTGCGGCGCCGCGCGCGCGGcccccccgccgccgccctcGCCTGCCTGCTGCCCGACCGCGCGCTGCGGGCGCGCCTGGCCCGCGGGGAGCTGGCGAGGGCTGTGGTGCTGGACGAGGGCAGCGCCTCGGTGGCCGAGCTCCCGCCCGACGGCCCGGCCCACGCGCTGCTCGCCGCGCTGCTGCACGAGACCCGCGCCGGGCCCACCGCCGTGTGCTTCTTGCCAG GAGGCTTCGATCGCTTCCAGGCTTGCTGCCCCGATCTGTGCTCTGAGTCCCCCGTCCCAGCGATGCCGTCTACTGGGGCCGAAAACAGCTGCTCCGACCCCAGGGTTCCCTTGTATGACCAG ggTGGCCCCGTGGAGATCTTGCCCTATCTGTTCCTGGGCAGCTGCAGCCACTCATCCGACCTACAGGGCCTTCGGGCTTGCGGCATCACAGCCGTCCTCAACGTCTCGGCCAGCTGCCCCAACCACTTTGAGGGCCTGTTGCGCTACAAGAGCATCCCGGTGGAGGACAACCAGATGGTGGAGATCAGTGCCTGGTTCCAGGAGGCCATCGGCTTCATCG ACTCGGTGAAGAACAGCGGAGGCCGGGTGCTGGTGCACTGCCAGGCGGGCATCTCGCGCTCTGCCACCATCTGCCTTGCGTACCTGATACAGAGCCGCCGCGTGCGGCTGGACGAGGCCTTCGACTTTGTTAAGCAACGCCGGGGAGTCATCTCCCCCAACTTCAGTTTCATGGGGCAGCTGCTACAGTTTGAGACGCAAGTGCTGTGTCACTGA